The DNA window GCTGATAAAACCTGAGAGTCCCGGGAGTCCCAATCCGGCGAAAAATGCAAGCCCAACGATCCCCGCAAAGATAGGCATTTTCACAGCCAGTCCTCCAAATCCATCGATATTTCGGTGATGGGCCCGGTCGTAAATAACGCCGACGAGAATAAACAGCATGGCAGTGATGATACCGTGGTTGAACATTTGAAGGACCGCCCCATTCATTCCGAATTGAGCCGCAGTGACATTCGAATCGTACTCGGCTCCGGCCGCCACAACGGCAGCCATGCCCAGAAGAACGTAGCCCATGTGATTGATACTGGAATAAGCAATCAGTTTCTTGAGATCGGATTGAGCAAGAGCACAGAGAGCCCCCCAGATGATATTAATCATGGCCAGGACGGCCAGGGCGCCCGCAAACCATATCGCCCCATCCGGAATCATGGGATAGCTGATTCGGAGCATCCCGTAGGTCCCCATTTTCAGTAGGACCCCTGCAAGAATGACGGAAACAGCGGTGGGAGCCTCAACATGGGCCAGGGGAAGCCACGTATGAAATGGAAAAATCGGCACCTTGATGGCGAAAGCGATGAAAAGCAGGATCCATATCACCTTGAGGGCGTCCAGACCCCACCACACAATTCCGACGAGCATCGTGGGGGCAGTGGCCATCAATTCCACCATATCGAAGGTCCTCCCGCAGGTGAAATAGAGGGCCAGCATGGCAATCAGCATAAGGACGGATCCGAAAAGGGTGTACAAAAAGAATTTGATGGCGGCATATTCCTTCTGAGGACCTCCCCAGATGCCGATAAGGAAGTACATGGGCAGAAGCATGACCTCCCAGAATACGTAGAATAAGAAGAAATCGAGAGAGAGAAATAC is part of the Candidatus Neomarinimicrobiota bacterium genome and encodes:
- a CDS encoding NADH-quinone oxidoreductase subunit M encodes the protein MDLNILSWIVWMPVVGMIAIILIPRGKEHVIKITAAVATGLQLWLTVVLWIQFDSSYVGFQFQERADWIPSFNIHYYLGVDGLSLPMVVLASLLCFVGVFVSWKTAKAVKGYFALFLLLDTGMVGVFLSLDFFLFYVFWEVMLLPMYFLIGIWGGPQKEYAAIKFFLYTLFGSVLMLIAMLALYFTCGRTFDMVELMATAPTMLVGIVWWGLDALKVIWILLFIAFAIKVPIFPFHTWLPLAHVEAPTAVSVILAGVLLKMGTYGMLRISYPMIPDGAIWFAGALAVLAMINIIWGALCALAQSDLKKLIAYSSINHMGYVLLGMAAVVAAGAEYDSNVTAAQFGMNGAVLQMFNHGIITAMLFILVGVIYDRAHHRNIDGFGGLAVKMPIFAGIVGLAFFAGLGLPGLSGFISEAMCFIGAFPVYRLIVIVSTLGILLNASYFLWSYQRIFMGKLNTKYAEIPEINGREIFTLAPLGVLVVLLGVYPAPVLNVLGSTMAHLIEIVQSSPLMALH